The genomic stretch GCGAAGGACAACCGACCCTCGGCCCTCGGGCGCGAACGGCACTCGGTGGCGAGCGATGGCCTCCTCGATGAAACTCGCAATCGGCGGTCGACCGAGCGCGGCCGCGCTCTCCACGGAAATGAAGCGGGTTTGGCGGCCCGTTCCCTGCAAGAGTTTCTCGGGGTCCAGGAGTTCCTTGCCGCGATTGAAGTAGAGCCTCACACCCTCCGCGCTCCCTCGAATGGCGAGCACTCCTTCATATCCCCGCTCGCTGGGTGAGTAGCTGATGACGAAACAGTCGCGGTACTCGTACACCACTTCGTGCGCGGTTGGCAGACGGCCCTGCAGCGAGCGCCGCATGCCGGCGACAAGCCGGAGATGCTCTGGCGAGAACAACTCGATCAGGCGGCGGATTTCGGCCTCAGCCGAACGCGGCCCCCCCGCGGATTGCGCTCCGCTCTCTGCGTCGGTGTTGACCTTCGGCTTTGGGCGGCGTGACGATGCCTTCTTTGCGCTCATGTTATCTCCTTGGGATGAACCGGTCGATCTTCACACACCGGCCCGCCGCCCGCTTTACGCGGTCTGCGCGAGCATCGCGTCGAGCTGATGGAAACACGCTTCCATGCCTTCGGACGCGCCCGATGCGGCCGCGCCGTCGCGGGCCTCCTTCGAGGCGTACACCTGGGTGATCCGCATTGTGGTGACGCCGCCCTTCTCGGTGAACTCGTGCGTCTCCACCTGCGACCCCACCGGCTGCCCCGATCCGAGCAGCATTATCTCGGTATGGACCATACGCTCATGCACCGTGACCTCAGTGAAGACGCCCAGCAGCATCATCGCCGGGTC from Phycisphaerae bacterium encodes the following:
- a CDS encoding SRPBCC domain-containing protein, whose translation is MSTAGLKVTTPTDTTIVMTRSFNAPRKLVWEAMTNPDKMRRWMLQPPGWTLSALECEARVAGTLRVVSKSPEADPAMMLLGVFTEVTVHERMVHTEIMLLGSGQPVGSQVETHEFTEKGGVTTMRITQVYASKEARDGAAASGASEGMEACFHQLDAMLAQTA